In Amaranthus tricolor cultivar Red isolate AtriRed21 chromosome 3, ASM2621246v1, whole genome shotgun sequence, a single window of DNA contains:
- the LOC130809145 gene encoding solute carrier family 40 member 3, chloroplastic, with protein sequence MAGGGVIVAQLLPFSSTLHHQNFVFPRKWNSSSNLQSLYHTGLCHPLSSRRWLNVPYPLFTRSRIDGFCASCSMIDTDLHPDNIASDEEVEEDLSSSVSNNTGPIINLRTDILDAESLNILSENTYVDTVLTALPVLSEEQQNVLAATPAHPAGLYALYANCLVGNFVEQLWNFAWPAAIALIHPSLLPVAVMSFFTKLAVILGGPLVGQLMDHFPRVHAYNCLSSVQVAAQLISVTMIIHAHKVRSASVSSVLLCPWFVILVLAGAIERLCGLALGVAMERDWLVLLAGTNRPIALAQANAAINRIDLLCEIAGASLFGILLTKYDPVTCLKLAAGFMIWGLPLSVALTWLTNRVSTGVLDRAKCQSTCSEGSTRSVKQDNDNLVNSGIDAIKHGWAEYLQQPVLPASIAYVFLYFNIVLTPGGLMTAFLTQRGLNSSIIGAFSGLCAFMGVAATFVSAALIRRLGILKAGAVGLIFQASLLALAVAVYWSGSLSQQTPILFFLCLIVLSRLGHMSYDVIGQQILQTGIPSSKANLIGTTEVSVASLAEFVMLGIAIIANDVSHFGYLAMLSLLSVVAAAYIFCLWLMNPTQEQRKLFSFEHQY encoded by the exons ATGGCTGGTGGCGGAGTTATTGTTGCTCAATTATTGCCATTTTCTTCAACACTTCACCATCAAAATTTCGTCTTTCCTCGAAAATGGAATAGTTCTTCAAATTTACAATCGCTTTATCATACTGGTTTATGCCACCCCCTCTCTTCTCGTCGATGGTTGAATGTTCCCTACCCTCTTTTTACTCGttctag GATTGATGGTTTTTGTGCAAGCTGTTCAATGATAGATACCGATCTGCATCCCGATAACATTGCTTCTGATGAAGAAGTAGAGGAAGACTTGTCATCTTCTGTTTCAAATAACACTGGTCCAATCATTAATCTCCGAACCGATATTCTGGATGCTGAGTCGTTGAACATTTTGAGTGAAAACACTTATGTAGATACTGTTTTGACTGCATTACCT gttttgtcTGAGGAGCAACAAAATGTCCTTGCTGCTACTCCTGCACATCCTGCTGGCTTGTATG CTTTGTACGCCAATTGCTTAGTAGGGAATTTTGTGGAACAACTATGGAATTTCGCTTGGCCTGCTGCTATAGCACTGATCCATCCTAGTCTTCTTCCTGTTGCAGTCATGAGCTTCTTTACTAAG CTTGCAGTTATTCTAGGCGGACCATTGGTTGGACAACTCATGGACCATTTTCCCAGAGTACATGCATATAATTGTCTGAGTTCTGTCCAG GTAGCGGCTCAGTTGATATCTGTGACAATGATAATTCATGCACATAAAGTTCGGTCTGCTTCAGTGTCATCTGTTCTACTTTGTCCTTGGTTTGTTATCCTAGTATTAGCAGGTGCAATTGAGCGGCTATGTGGCTTAGCTTTGGGGGTTGCTATGGAACGTGACTGGCTTGTACTG CTAGCTGGAACCAATCGACCTATTGCACTTGCTCAGGCTAATGCTGCTATTAACCGAATTGATCTTTTGTGTGAG ATTGCAGGAGCATCATTGTTCGGTATTCTTCTGACTAAATATGACCCTGTGACCTGTTTGAAACTCGCTGCTGGTTTTATGATCTGGGGTTTGCCACTTTCG GTTGCTCTTACTTGGCTAACCAATAGGGTTTCCACTGGTGTTCTTGACCGTGCTAAGTGTCAATCTACCTGTTCTGAAGGCTCTACTCGGTCTGTCAAGCAGGACAATGATAACTTAG TTAATTCAGGTATTGATGCCATTAAGCATGGGTGGGCCGAGTATCTACAGCAGCCCGTTCTTCCTGCAAGCATAGCTTATGTGTTTCTGTATTTTAACATTGTGCTCACGCCAGGTGGCTTGATGACTGCATTTTTGACACAACGTG GTCTTAATTCGTCCATAATTGGTGCGTTCAGTGGATTGTGTGCTTTTATGGGTGTTGCAGCGACATTTGTATCTGCTGCCCTCATCCGACGTCTTGGAATCTTAAAG GCTGGGGCAGTGGGGTTGATTTTTCAGGCTTCACTTCTTGCGTTAGCTGTTGCTGTTTACTGGAGTGGGTCTCTTTCTCAGCAAACACCCATCTTATTCTTCTTATGCCTGATT GTATTGTCGAGATTAGGACACATGTCATATGATGTAATCGGCCAACAGATACTTCAAACCGGAATCCCATCATCTAAAGCTAATCTTATTGGGACAACAGAGGTCTCGGTAGCAAGCTTGGCCGAGTTTGTGATGTTGGGCATAGCAATAATCGCAAATGACGTTTCACATTTCGGATACCTAGCTATGCTCTCGCTCCTGTCTGTTGTCGCAGCAGCATATATCTTCTGCCTGTGGTTGATGAATCCTACACAAGAGCAACGGAAGCTTTTCTCTTTTGAACACCAATATTGA
- the LOC130809146 gene encoding ATP-dependent Clp protease proteolytic subunit 5, chloroplastic-like codes for MATSYVSSSTSPALNSSIFDHYFSSRSFDSTFLSLPFKPLSPRILKATNTSGKNRSSSTVKALYSNGFGTPRRNERSGIWSIRDDLLVPSSPYFPTYAQGQGPPPMVAERFQSVITQLFQYRIIRCGGAVDDDMANIIVAQLLYLDAVDPTKDIVMYVNSPGGSVTAGMAIFDTMRHIRPDVSTVCVGLAASMGAFLLSAGTKGKRYSLPNSRIMIHQPLGGAQGGQTDIDIQANEMLHHKANLNGYLAYHTGQSLEKINQDTDRDFFMSAKEAKEYGLIDGVIMNPLKALQPLAAATADQTS; via the exons ATGGCTACCTCATATGTGTCATCTTCAACAAGCCCAGCCCTCAATTCCTCCATTTTTGACCACTATTTTTCTTCTCGCTCTTTCGACTCTACCTTCCTCTCCCTTCCCTTCAAGCCTCTTTCTCCCAG GATTTTGAAAGCTACTAACACTTCCGGAAAAAATCGCTCAAGTTCGACTGTAAAAGCTTTGTATTCCAATGGATTTGGAACTCCTCGAAGAAATGAACGTTCTGGAATTTGGTCCATCAG AGATGATTTGTTGGTTCCTTCATCTCCGTATTTTCCTACTTATGCGCAAGGACAAGGACCACCTCCTATGGTAGCTGAGAGGTTTCAAAGTGTCATTACTCAGTTGTTTCAATAT AGAATTATCCGATGTGGTGGTGCGGTTGATGATGATATGGCTAACATAATTGTTGCTCAACTTCTTTACCTTGATGCTGTTGATCCTACCAAG GATATAGTAATGTATGTGAATTCCCCTGGAGGATCAGTTACAGCTG GTATGGCAATATTTGACACTATGAGGCACATCCGACCTGATGTCTCCACTGTATGTGTTGGACTTGCAGCAAG TATGGGGGCGTTTCTTCTAAGTGCCGGCACCAAAG GAAAACGGTACAGCTTGCCTAATTCAAGAATTATGATCCATCAGCCTCTTGGTGGTGCACAGGGTGGCCAAACTGACATAGACATCCAG GCAAATGAGATGCTGCACCACAAGGCAAATCTTAACGGGTACCTGGCTTACCACACTGGTCAAAGCTTAGAAAAGATCAACCAGGACACTGATCGTGATTTCTTTATGAGTGCTAAAGAAGCCAAGGAATATGGTCTCATTGATGGTGTCATCATGAACCCTTTGAAAGCACTGCAACCACTTGCTGCTGCGACTGCTGATCAGACATCGTGA